A genome region from Eurosta solidaginis isolate ZX-2024a chromosome 2, ASM4086904v1, whole genome shotgun sequence includes the following:
- the LOC137242089 gene encoding trypsin 3A1-like, with product MSQRNNFALLFVLLSSILSYTNAQDRMIYGTGIDITKYPHSVAIFIKQVYNCVGSIVGPKSVVTVAHCVAYELPQDVSVIAGATNIYTEVGQRPRVAEIIPHHDYTAQTQFLDIAVVKLTESFKDDGIAKIIPLCDDQLKPGEWMAVTGWGAAHKDDKTCSPILIGSGKELQFGDTGAGGVIDGRLCAVAQRIMDDSEDIYLNVANPRVGDFIRKWM from the exons atgagtcaacgaaataatttcgCTCTGCTTTTTGTCTTGCTTAGCAGCATTTTAAGCTATACGAATGCGCAAGATCGCATGATATATGGAACTGGTATAGATATCACGAAATATCCACACTCAGTGGCAATATTTATTAAACAAGTTTACAATTGCGTTGGTTCCATAGTCGGTCCTAAATCGGTGGTCACAGTGGCTCATTGCGTAGCATATGAACTTCCGCAGGATGTCTCCGTTATAGCTGGTGCAACCAATATATATACAGAAGTAGGGCAACGACCCCGTGTGGCGGAAATAATTCCTCATCATGATTATACTGCACAAACACAATTTTTGGACATTGCAGTGGTTAAACTGACTGAATCCTTTAAGGACGATGGGATAGCAAAAATAATACCACTATGCGATGATCAATTAAAACCGGGAGAATGGATGGCAGTTACTGGATGGGGTGCGGCACATAAAGACGATAAAACTTGTTCTCCTATTCTCATAG GTTCTGGAAAAGAATTGCAGTTTGGAGATACTGGAGCAGGAGGCGTTATTGATGgtcgactttgtgcggtggcacaacGTATCATGGACGATTCTGAGGATATATATCTAAATGTAGCAAATCCAAGAGTTGGAGACTTTATAAGAAAATGGATGTAA